A genome region from Labilibaculum antarcticum includes the following:
- a CDS encoding glycoside hydrolase family 2 TIM barrel-domain containing protein, with product MKRRTIFNFLLCALAIASVSCTPKNKYENVPFEEKTPADWENQLVFQINKEEPRASFIPYASKDQALADNQWESTFLQSLNGKWKFNLSINPSERPFYFFKDDYDTSDWTEIKVPSNWEIEGFDVPIYTNMKYPHEKTPPTIQDDYNPVGSYKRSFTIPSDWKNKETYIHFGAVSSAFYIWVNEKKVGYSEDSKTPAEFDITKYLKEGENTLAVEVYRWSDASYMEDQDFWRLSGMTRDVYLLARNKTHVRDFAVIADLNETYTDGLLNLKVEVANHSADNGSKTLIAEVLDQGKKVVDLTVVDMVKANSSTTFSFETKLDKVKKWTAETPNLYQLVITLQGENQEILEVIKQDVGFRKVEIKNSQLLVNGKPIYIKGVNLHEHNDKTGHVMDRETMLLDIKTMKEHNLNAVRTSHYPQAEEWYKLCNQYGLYLVDEANIESHGMGYYKESLAKDSTWMGAHIYRTNNMYQRDKNQASVLIWSLGNEAGNGVNFLATYKMLKEYDSTRPVQYEQAHGGENTDINCPMYMRMKNMETYAKGNTNKPLILCEYAHAMGNSVGNFQDYWDLIESYDCLQGGFIWDWVDQGLLTKNEQGEDYWAYGGDFGPKDVPSDGNFCLNGLVDPDRGVKPHLLEVKKVYQYIGFKAIDLKKGSVSIQNKYAFINLDKFNFVWEVSGDGKVVANGSFISTLEAGKSEKFDLDYKFVPEAGVEYFLQINAVLKDNWTIVESGIVLASEQFELPVYIPVQKMDVAKLAVVNLVDGETSVSISGDKFSLIFDKEKGELQSFKTGETELFKSGPVPNFWRAPIDNDFGNGLNKRAAVWRKAGQNRKVKNILVNQLADNKVSIIADFILLDEENEEIANYTSEYTVFGSGDVLVNNHFKMTKDSLPEIIRMGMNLEMPRSFDQMSWLGRGPQESYADRKTSAFVGLYSGSVADQYWAYVRPQENGNKTDVRWMTITDTNGLGLFVSGTQLLEVSAHHNIMEDFESPERSDGRQVDGVPVVNRHTTDVKPRDLTSVNIDYRQMGVGGDNSWGALTHDEYRLTAKEYNYSFRIRAITATDKASDLSKLQF from the coding sequence ATGAAACGTCGAACGATTTTCAATTTCTTGTTGTGTGCACTAGCTATTGCAAGTGTGTCGTGTACGCCTAAGAATAAGTATGAGAATGTTCCATTCGAGGAGAAAACTCCTGCCGATTGGGAAAATCAACTTGTATTTCAAATTAATAAAGAAGAACCAAGAGCTTCGTTTATTCCTTACGCAAGCAAGGATCAAGCTTTGGCTGATAACCAATGGGAATCCACTTTTCTTCAATCGTTAAATGGAAAATGGAAGTTTAACCTTTCCATAAATCCATCGGAAAGACCATTTTATTTCTTTAAAGATGATTATGATACGAGTGATTGGACTGAAATTAAAGTTCCTTCCAATTGGGAGATAGAAGGATTTGATGTTCCAATTTATACCAATATGAAATATCCTCACGAAAAAACGCCTCCTACCATTCAAGATGATTACAATCCGGTTGGTTCCTACAAGAGAAGCTTTACAATTCCTTCGGACTGGAAAAATAAGGAAACATACATCCATTTTGGCGCTGTAAGCTCTGCATTTTATATCTGGGTAAACGAGAAAAAAGTGGGATATAGCGAAGACAGTAAAACGCCTGCAGAATTCGATATTACAAAATATTTGAAAGAGGGAGAAAATACCTTAGCTGTTGAGGTGTATCGCTGGAGTGATGCAAGTTATATGGAAGATCAGGATTTTTGGCGTTTAAGCGGAATGACTCGAGACGTATATCTATTGGCAAGAAACAAAACACACGTTCGTGATTTTGCAGTAATTGCAGATTTGAATGAAACCTACACGGATGGATTACTTAATTTGAAGGTGGAAGTAGCTAACCATAGTGCCGATAATGGAAGTAAGACCCTTATTGCTGAAGTTTTAGATCAGGGTAAAAAGGTTGTTGATCTCACTGTTGTGGATATGGTGAAAGCAAATTCTTCCACGACATTTTCTTTTGAAACAAAGCTGGATAAGGTTAAAAAATGGACTGCTGAAACGCCAAACCTTTATCAATTGGTGATTACTCTTCAAGGAGAAAATCAGGAGATATTGGAGGTAATTAAGCAAGATGTTGGTTTCCGTAAGGTGGAAATTAAGAACAGTCAGTTGCTTGTAAACGGCAAGCCGATTTATATTAAAGGGGTGAATCTTCACGAGCATAACGATAAAACGGGTCATGTAATGGACCGTGAAACAATGCTTTTGGATATTAAAACGATGAAAGAGCACAATTTGAATGCTGTTCGTACCTCGCACTATCCACAAGCTGAAGAGTGGTATAAACTATGTAATCAATATGGTTTGTATTTGGTTGATGAAGCTAATATTGAATCTCATGGTATGGGATACTATAAAGAATCATTGGCAAAAGACTCCACTTGGATGGGTGCCCATATTTATCGTACTAATAACATGTATCAACGCGATAAAAATCAAGCTTCAGTCCTAATTTGGTCTTTGGGGAATGAAGCAGGTAATGGAGTAAATTTCCTGGCAACCTATAAAATGTTAAAGGAATATGATTCAACACGTCCGGTACAATACGAGCAAGCACATGGAGGGGAAAATACAGATATCAATTGCCCAATGTACATGAGAATGAAGAATATGGAGACCTATGCTAAGGGAAACACAAATAAGCCATTGATTCTGTGTGAGTATGCACATGCCATGGGGAATAGTGTTGGTAATTTTCAGGATTATTGGGATTTAATTGAAAGTTATGACTGCTTGCAAGGTGGTTTTATTTGGGACTGGGTTGACCAGGGATTATTAACCAAGAATGAGCAAGGTGAAGATTATTGGGCCTATGGAGGTGATTTTGGACCAAAAGATGTGCCTTCGGATGGGAATTTTTGCTTGAATGGTTTGGTTGATCCTGATCGTGGTGTTAAACCTCATTTATTGGAAGTAAAGAAAGTGTACCAATATATTGGATTCAAAGCAATTGATTTGAAAAAAGGAAGCGTATCGATTCAAAACAAATATGCATTTATAAATCTTGATAAATTTAATTTTGTTTGGGAAGTATCTGGAGATGGTAAAGTTGTTGCGAATGGTTCATTTATATCAACTTTAGAGGCCGGAAAATCAGAAAAATTCGATTTGGATTATAAATTTGTTCCTGAAGCTGGTGTGGAGTATTTCTTGCAAATTAATGCAGTTCTAAAAGACAATTGGACCATTGTAGAATCGGGTATCGTTTTAGCAAGTGAACAATTTGAATTGCCGGTTTATATTCCCGTTCAAAAAATGGATGTGGCTAAATTAGCAGTAGTAAACCTGGTCGATGGCGAAACAAGTGTAAGTATCTCGGGAGATAAATTCTCTTTGATTTTCGATAAGGAAAAAGGGGAGCTACAAAGTTTCAAAACAGGAGAAACAGAGTTGTTTAAATCAGGTCCTGTTCCTAATTTTTGGAGAGCTCCAATCGATAATGATTTTGGAAATGGTTTGAATAAAAGAGCTGCGGTATGGAGGAAAGCTGGTCAGAATAGAAAAGTAAAGAACATTTTAGTGAACCAACTAGCGGATAATAAAGTTTCAATAATTGCTGACTTTATATTATTAGATGAAGAGAACGAGGAAATCGCTAACTATACATCTGAATATACTGTTTTTGGCTCTGGAGATGTTTTAGTGAATAATCATTTTAAAATGACCAAAGATAGTTTGCCTGAGATCATTAGAATGGGTATGAATTTAGAAATGCCTCGCTCTTTCGATCAAATGTCATGGTTAGGTCGTGGACCACAAGAATCTTATGCAGATCGGAAAACCAGTGCTTTTGTGGGTTTATATTCCGGTAGTGTAGCCGACCAATATTGGGCATATGTTCGTCCGCAGGAAAATGGAAATAAAACAGATGTTCGTTGGATGACAATTACAGATACTAATGGACTTGGTTTATTTGTAAGTGGAACTCAATTATTAGAAGTTAGTGCACATCACAATATCATGGAAGATTTTGAATCGCCTGAGCGCTCAGATGGTCGCCAAGTGGATGGTGTTCCTGTTGTTAATCGTCATACTACTGACGTAAAACCAAGGGATTTAACTTCCGTTAATATCGATTATCGACAAATGGGTGTTGGTGGCGATAATAGTTGGGGAGCTTTAACTCATGATGAGTACAGGCTAACTGCCAAAGAATATAATTATTCATTCAGAATTAGAGCGATTACAGCAACTGATAAAGCTTCTGATTTGTCGAAATTGCAGTTTTAA
- a CDS encoding sulfatase family protein yields the protein MNYKNKIVLGVIAFTTLTLAKSVQAQDRSDKPNIVVIYVDDLGYGDVSCYGATDVQTPNVDRLAEGGIRFTDGHAGAATCTPSRFSLLTGSYAFRKNAAILEGDAPALIKPGTPTLPGMLQKNGYKTAVIGKWHLGLGDGNVDWNGEISPGPLEIGFDYSYLIPATGDRVPCVLVENHHVVDLDPNDPIQVSYKRKVGTDPTAIENPSLVKYPADYQHGKTIVNGVSRIGYMTGGNSARWKDETIPYQMLRKARNFIDESKQQPFFLYFAFHDIHVPRLPDLPFEGATDMGVRGDAIVQMDYITGELVNCLKDKGVLENTLIIFSSDNGPVLNDGYEDQAVARVGNHQPSGPFRGGKYSCLEGGTRVPMIAYWPKKILPGQVSDALFSHVDLYASIAQLLDYKLKENEAPDSHYSLETILGKEKEGRQFLLEEAYSYSLRYGKWKYIQPVKNANANGWIKDNKGIDSGISAVPQLFNLEEDPKEEINVADQNKKILNQIQKELQSIFTNEITR from the coding sequence ATGAATTATAAAAATAAAATTGTGCTGGGAGTTATAGCGTTCACAACTCTTACTCTTGCAAAAAGTGTTCAGGCTCAAGATAGATCTGATAAACCAAATATTGTTGTCATCTATGTCGATGATTTGGGGTATGGAGATGTATCTTGTTATGGTGCGACCGATGTTCAGACTCCAAATGTTGATCGTTTGGCCGAAGGTGGAATTCGATTTACGGATGGGCATGCTGGTGCTGCAACTTGTACACCTTCCCGGTTTTCATTATTGACAGGAAGTTATGCATTTCGAAAAAATGCTGCAATTCTAGAGGGGGATGCTCCTGCATTAATTAAACCAGGAACACCTACTTTACCTGGAATGCTGCAGAAAAACGGATATAAAACAGCGGTGATTGGAAAATGGCATTTAGGATTAGGAGATGGTAATGTTGATTGGAATGGTGAAATTTCACCAGGGCCACTGGAAATTGGTTTCGATTACTCTTATTTAATTCCTGCAACAGGAGATCGTGTGCCATGTGTTCTGGTCGAAAATCATCATGTTGTCGATTTAGATCCAAATGATCCGATACAGGTTAGCTATAAAAGGAAAGTTGGTACGGATCCTACCGCAATAGAAAATCCTTCTTTAGTGAAGTATCCGGCAGATTATCAGCATGGTAAAACGATAGTGAATGGGGTAAGCCGAATTGGTTACATGACAGGAGGAAATTCGGCCCGCTGGAAAGATGAAACGATCCCTTACCAAATGTTAAGAAAGGCCAGAAACTTTATCGATGAAAGCAAGCAGCAACCGTTTTTTCTCTATTTTGCATTTCACGATATTCATGTGCCTCGTTTGCCGGATCTTCCATTTGAAGGTGCTACAGACATGGGGGTAAGAGGGGATGCGATTGTTCAAATGGATTACATTACCGGAGAATTGGTGAATTGTTTAAAGGATAAAGGGGTACTTGAAAACACCTTAATTATTTTTTCTTCGGATAACGGTCCCGTATTAAACGATGGTTATGAAGATCAGGCAGTAGCAAGAGTTGGTAATCATCAGCCATCAGGACCTTTTAGAGGAGGAAAGTATTCTTGTTTAGAAGGAGGGACAAGAGTTCCTATGATTGCTTATTGGCCCAAAAAAATACTCCCAGGACAAGTTAGCGATGCATTATTCAGTCATGTGGATTTATATGCATCTATTGCACAACTTCTGGATTATAAATTGAAAGAAAACGAGGCTCCGGATAGCCATTATAGCTTGGAAACGATCTTGGGAAAAGAGAAAGAAGGTCGGCAATTTTTGTTGGAAGAAGCCTATAGTTATTCGCTGCGATATGGAAAATGGAAGTATATTCAACCCGTTAAAAATGCAAATGCGAATGGCTGGATCAAGGACAATAAAGGAATTGATTCGGGCATTTCTGCAGTCCCTCAGCTTTTTAATTTAGAGGAGGATCCTAAAGAGGAAATAAATGTAGCAGATCAGAATAAAAAAATACTTAATCAGATACAAAAGGAACTTCAAAGTATTTTTACCAATGAAATTACCAGATAG
- a CDS encoding glycoside hydrolase family 43 protein gives MRNSLLLLLLVFVFSAACTQKAKVFTPGELWLDNNQEHINAHGGGILFHEGSYYWVGEYKGEGKTGNKAKVGVSIYSSKDLVNWKNEGIALTVVDSIGHDIEKGCILERPKIIFNQKTEKFVIWFHLELKDQGYTAARTGVAISDNITGPYQFIRSYRPNAGLWPMNYPDSLKAIVYDESAKAWSEKDREDVRLGKYLHRDFEQGQMSRDMSVFVDEDGKAYHIHASENNQTLHISELTDDYTDFTGRYIRVLSGDSNEAPAICKRKNKYYMISSGCTGWTPNPGRSAVADSMLGEWKPLGNPFIGADANTSFHSQSTHIIKVNGEEDKYIYMGDRWRPKNAIDGRYIWLPISFENDSLKVNWSDTWKL, from the coding sequence ATGAGAAATTCACTATTACTATTACTATTAGTTTTTGTTTTTAGTGCCGCCTGCACGCAAAAGGCAAAGGTATTTACACCTGGAGAATTATGGTTGGATAATAATCAGGAGCACATTAATGCGCATGGAGGGGGAATACTATTTCATGAGGGAAGCTATTATTGGGTTGGAGAATACAAAGGGGAAGGGAAAACAGGAAATAAAGCTAAGGTTGGCGTTAGTATATACTCCTCGAAGGATTTAGTAAACTGGAAAAATGAAGGGATTGCCTTAACTGTTGTGGATAGTATCGGTCACGATATTGAAAAGGGATGCATCCTGGAACGACCAAAAATTATTTTTAATCAGAAAACAGAAAAGTTTGTAATTTGGTTCCATTTAGAGTTGAAGGACCAAGGCTATACAGCAGCTCGAACAGGTGTTGCTATAAGCGATAATATTACAGGACCTTATCAATTTATACGTTCCTACAGACCCAATGCAGGACTTTGGCCAATGAATTATCCAGATAGTTTAAAAGCAATTGTGTATGACGAAAGTGCCAAAGCCTGGAGTGAAAAGGACCGGGAAGACGTTCGTTTGGGAAAATATTTACATCGCGATTTTGAACAGGGGCAAATGTCAAGAGATATGAGTGTTTTTGTCGATGAGGATGGAAAAGCATATCACATACATGCATCTGAAAATAATCAAACCCTGCATATTTCAGAACTTACCGATGATTATACCGATTTTACAGGACGATATATTAGAGTATTATCCGGCGATTCGAATGAAGCTCCTGCAATTTGTAAAAGGAAAAATAAGTACTACATGATTTCATCGGGTTGCACTGGTTGGACGCCAAACCCAGGAAGATCAGCAGTTGCAGACTCGATGCTTGGAGAGTGGAAACCCTTAGGAAATCCATTTATAGGTGCCGATGCGAATACCTCTTTTCATTCTCAAAGTACTCACATTATAAAAGTGAATGGGGAAGAGGATAAGTATATTTATATGGGAGATAGGTGGAGACCTAAAAATGCTATTGATGGAAGATACATTTGGTTACCAATATCTTTTGAGAACGATTCATTAAAAGTGAATTGGAGTGATACCTGGAAACTTTAA